A section of the Dermacoccus nishinomiyaensis genome encodes:
- the ligD gene encoding non-homologous end-joining DNA ligase, whose product MASTAVTLEIPGPDGEERTVRVSSPDRVVYPDDGVTKLDLVEYVLAVAEPFLRWSGDRPVALERYPKGLADKPFFSKNPPKGAPSYARSVMCTYPSARAHEQLVLDEPAMLAWCVQMNTVTFHPWPVRAENNDNPDELRIDLDPQPGRDFADAVEAAFALKELMESLGFTPFVKTSGNRGVHVYARIAPTREFLDVRHGVIGLARELERRLPDLVTTEWWKELRGEKVFVDFNQANRDRTIAAAYSPRPLPGAPVSMPVAWSQLRDVTPSDFTVRTVPGIVAADGDAWARAPGESMNDHVGDVDAAIALWDADVERGLPELPFPPDYPKMPGEPPRVQPSRAKKDAP is encoded by the coding sequence ATGGCGTCCACCGCAGTGACCCTCGAGATTCCCGGCCCCGACGGCGAGGAGCGCACCGTCAGGGTGTCGAGTCCCGATCGCGTCGTCTATCCCGACGACGGGGTGACGAAGCTCGACCTCGTCGAGTATGTGCTCGCCGTGGCCGAGCCGTTTCTGCGCTGGAGCGGCGATCGGCCTGTCGCGTTGGAGCGTTACCCGAAGGGGCTGGCGGACAAGCCGTTCTTCAGCAAGAACCCGCCCAAGGGTGCGCCGAGTTACGCGCGCAGTGTGATGTGCACGTACCCGAGCGCCCGGGCGCACGAGCAGCTCGTCCTCGACGAGCCCGCGATGCTCGCCTGGTGCGTGCAGATGAACACGGTGACGTTTCATCCGTGGCCCGTGCGCGCCGAGAACAACGACAATCCTGACGAGCTGCGCATCGACCTCGACCCGCAGCCGGGGCGCGATTTTGCTGATGCCGTCGAGGCGGCGTTCGCGCTCAAGGAGCTCATGGAGTCGCTGGGGTTCACACCGTTCGTCAAGACGTCCGGCAACCGTGGCGTCCATGTGTATGCACGCATCGCGCCGACGCGGGAGTTCCTCGACGTGCGTCACGGTGTCATCGGCCTTGCGCGCGAGTTGGAGCGTCGGCTGCCCGATCTGGTGACGACGGAGTGGTGGAAGGAGCTGCGCGGCGAGAAGGTGTTCGTCGACTTCAACCAGGCGAACCGCGACCGGACGATCGCCGCGGCGTATTCGCCGCGGCCGCTGCCGGGTGCGCCGGTCTCGATGCCGGTGGCGTGGTCGCAGCTGCGTGACGTCACGCCGTCCGACTTCACGGTGCGCACCGTGCCCGGCATCGTCGCTGCGGACGGTGACGCATGGGCGCGGGCGCCGGGGGAGTCGATGAACGACCATGTCGGTGACGTCGACGCGGCCATCGCGCTGTGGGACGCCGACGTCGAACGCGGCCTGCCCGAGTTGCCGTTTCCGCCCGATTACCCGAAAATGCCCGGTGAGCCGCCGCGCGTGCAGCCGAGCCGCGCCAAGAAAGACGCGCCGTGA
- a CDS encoding ATP-dependent DNA ligase has product MSLPITLPVQPMLAKAVTSVPEGDEFTYEPKWDGFRCIVARDGDDVELHSRGSKLLTRYFPELVEALKLALPERVVLDGEIVLRQGSPGHERLSWDALSARIHPAASRIEKLAAETPAQFVAFDLLAEGDDDVMGEPFEKRRARLEALFAQWPTSDSVYLTRTTRDADEARRWFEQFEGAGLDGVVAKRRSDVYEPGKRTMLKIKHKRTAEAVVVGYRVHKSGDGVGSLLLALADADGELHNVGGVSAFTAARRRELVDELDPLVVRDADGNAAHGETDRSRFSSSKDVSFVPLRPERVVEVAFDQLEGNRFRHAVTFLRWRPDREPTSCTLEQVERAPDYDLGEVLRRG; this is encoded by the coding sequence ATGAGCTTGCCCATCACACTGCCCGTCCAACCGATGCTCGCGAAGGCCGTCACGAGCGTGCCGGAGGGTGACGAGTTCACCTACGAACCGAAGTGGGACGGTTTCCGCTGCATCGTCGCGCGGGACGGCGACGACGTCGAGTTGCACTCGCGCGGCTCGAAGTTGCTGACGCGCTACTTCCCGGAACTCGTCGAGGCGCTGAAGTTGGCGCTGCCCGAGCGTGTCGTCCTCGACGGTGAGATCGTGCTGCGTCAGGGCTCGCCCGGGCATGAGCGGCTCAGTTGGGACGCGCTCAGCGCACGCATCCACCCCGCCGCGTCGCGCATCGAGAAGTTGGCCGCAGAGACGCCGGCGCAGTTCGTCGCGTTCGATCTGCTCGCCGAGGGCGACGACGACGTCATGGGCGAGCCGTTCGAGAAACGTCGCGCACGTCTGGAGGCGCTGTTCGCGCAGTGGCCGACGAGCGATTCGGTCTACCTGACGCGCACGACGCGCGACGCCGACGAGGCACGTCGCTGGTTCGAGCAGTTCGAGGGCGCGGGGCTCGACGGCGTCGTCGCGAAGCGTCGCTCCGACGTCTACGAGCCGGGCAAGCGCACGATGCTCAAAATCAAGCACAAGCGCACGGCCGAAGCCGTCGTCGTCGGTTATCGCGTGCACAAGAGCGGCGATGGCGTCGGATCGCTGCTGCTCGCGCTCGCCGACGCGGACGGCGAGTTGCACAACGTCGGGGGCGTCAGCGCGTTCACGGCGGCGCGACGGCGCGAACTCGTCGACGAACTCGACCCGCTCGTCGTGCGCGACGCCGACGGCAACGCCGCGCACGGTGAGACGGATCGCTCACGCTTCAGCAGCTCGAAGGACGTCTCGTTCGTGCCCCTTCGCCCCGAACGCGTCGTCGAGGTCGCGTTCGATCAGTTGGAGGGCAACCGCTTCCGTCATGCCGTGACGTTCCTGCGCTGGCGCCCCGACCGCGAGCCGACTTCCTGCACTCTCGAGCAGGTTGAACGCGCCCCCGACTATGACCTCGGAGAGGTGCTGCGACGCGGCTGA
- a CDS encoding (2Fe-2S)-binding protein, with product MPSPSASRVSEPDLGPFFRVDAMTPVADWRPLGADLASRGALGAWIDRARERTAAAGSLHSDDVDVRALGAVLHLGVCARVLSPWIGSALRNTPSGGSRGACVPTLDQLFWQDDGTTTFPLALSPEWSARPALATPVAHAASDASVAVNTSVDHFARALVDRLAIPLTSTALTPSASIAWGNVASALHGAARTVVRVDPGQSTAVRQIADACLTALTAARGRPLTDGRIGTVSFRRHSCCQLYRLPGNSRDTVCGDCVLRERTGAPRG from the coding sequence ATGCCGTCCCCCTCCGCCTCCCGCGTGAGCGAGCCCGACCTGGGCCCGTTCTTCCGCGTGGATGCCATGACGCCGGTGGCGGATTGGCGGCCCCTCGGCGCCGACCTCGCGTCCCGTGGCGCCCTGGGCGCGTGGATCGACCGAGCTCGCGAGCGGACGGCCGCTGCCGGTTCTCTTCACTCCGATGATGTCGACGTCCGTGCGCTCGGCGCCGTCTTGCATCTCGGGGTGTGCGCGCGGGTGCTGTCACCGTGGATCGGGTCGGCGCTGCGGAATACACCCTCCGGGGGCTCGAGAGGTGCCTGCGTCCCCACGCTCGACCAACTGTTCTGGCAGGACGACGGCACGACCACGTTTCCGCTGGCGCTCTCCCCCGAATGGAGTGCCCGGCCGGCGCTCGCCACCCCCGTCGCACACGCCGCCAGCGACGCGAGCGTCGCCGTCAACACGAGCGTCGATCACTTCGCCCGCGCCCTCGTCGATCGACTGGCAATTCCCCTGACGTCGACCGCGCTGACGCCGTCAGCTTCGATTGCCTGGGGCAACGTGGCGTCGGCGCTCCATGGCGCGGCGCGCACCGTCGTCAGGGTCGATCCCGGCCAGTCGACGGCGGTGAGACAGATCGCCGATGCCTGCCTCACGGCACTGACCGCAGCCCGTGGCCGACCACTGACCGACGGCCGCATCGGGACAGTGAGCTTTCGCCGTCACAGCTGCTGTCAGCTCTATCGGCTGCCGGGCAACTCACGCGACACGGTCTGCGGCGACTGCGTCCTGCGGGAACGAACCGGCGCCCCGCGTGGTTGA
- the msrB gene encoding peptide-methionine (R)-S-oxide reductase MsrB, whose protein sequence is MSDPTTPTSEQDWRATLSPAEYAVLREGGTEPAFRGEYTDTETEGVYACRACGAELFTSREKFHSGCGWPAFFAPADADDVRLIEDRSHGMIRTEVRCAKCDSHLGHVFRGEGFSTPTDERYCINSISMTLRPATN, encoded by the coding sequence ATGAGCGACCCGACCACCCCGACGTCCGAGCAGGACTGGCGAGCCACGCTCTCCCCCGCCGAGTACGCCGTCCTGCGCGAGGGCGGCACCGAGCCGGCCTTCCGTGGCGAGTACACCGACACCGAGACCGAGGGCGTCTACGCGTGCCGCGCCTGCGGCGCCGAACTGTTCACGAGCCGCGAGAAGTTTCACAGCGGATGCGGCTGGCCCGCGTTCTTCGCGCCCGCCGATGCTGACGACGTCCGTCTCATCGAGGATCGCAGCCACGGCATGATACGCACCGAGGTGCGCTGCGCGAAGTGCGACAGCCACCTCGGCCACGTCTTCCGCGGTGAAGGTTTTTCGACGCCGACGGACGAGCGCTACTGCATCAACTCGATCAGCATGACGTTGCGGCCCGCCACGAACTGA
- a CDS encoding alpha/beta hydrolase, protein MKRLSSRQSVVLGLGTGAALAATTSAASVTIAAVFARKLVTPEKEKPNDADVLTVRHGLDGVATSAVFASSVESLAPGRYGLYWDDERGHARIGEILGHTDAGGVIRAVDAVTRGELLPGPARWSGWYVDGSPQDAYGIRTEELALPTVNGRAPAWVTRAGDGTRWAVLVHGRGARRGETLRAVPVLTDLGISCIIPSYRNDSDGPASSDGKYALGLTEWEDVDLALEFALREGARSIDLLGWSMGGAIVMQVLARSGHAGAVRRVVLDGPVLDWADVMAHHARANRLHPRLADLAARLLGGNRSSRRMTGLAQAIDVTLTNWVARADELTKPMLVIHSVNDEFVPYGPSAELARLRPDIVTWQRWEQARHVREWNTDPARWERYVREFLAR, encoded by the coding sequence GTGAAGCGTCTCAGTAGCCGCCAGTCCGTCGTGCTCGGTCTCGGAACGGGCGCGGCGCTCGCCGCGACGACGAGCGCGGCGTCCGTCACCATCGCGGCGGTCTTCGCGCGCAAGCTCGTCACACCTGAGAAGGAAAAACCGAACGACGCGGACGTCCTGACCGTCCGTCACGGCCTCGACGGGGTGGCCACGAGCGCAGTCTTCGCGTCGAGCGTCGAATCCCTCGCGCCCGGCCGCTACGGGCTGTACTGGGACGACGAACGCGGCCACGCTCGCATCGGCGAGATCCTCGGTCACACCGACGCGGGCGGCGTCATCCGGGCCGTCGACGCCGTCACGCGCGGCGAGCTCCTCCCGGGCCCCGCCCGCTGGAGCGGCTGGTACGTCGACGGTTCGCCCCAGGACGCGTACGGCATCCGAACCGAAGAACTCGCGCTTCCCACCGTCAACGGCCGCGCGCCGGCATGGGTGACGCGCGCCGGCGACGGCACCCGCTGGGCGGTTCTCGTCCACGGCCGCGGCGCCCGTCGCGGGGAGACGTTGCGCGCCGTCCCGGTGCTCACCGACCTCGGCATCTCGTGCATCATCCCGAGCTACCGCAACGACTCCGACGGGCCCGCCAGCAGCGACGGCAAGTACGCCCTCGGACTCACCGAGTGGGAAGACGTCGATCTCGCCCTCGAGTTCGCGCTGCGGGAGGGCGCGCGCAGCATCGACCTGCTCGGCTGGTCGATGGGCGGCGCGATCGTCATGCAGGTACTCGCGCGCAGCGGCCACGCGGGGGCGGTGCGTCGCGTCGTCCTCGACGGGCCGGTGCTCGACTGGGCCGACGTCATGGCTCACCATGCGCGGGCCAATCGGCTGCACCCGCGCCTCGCCGACCTCGCGGCACGTCTGTTGGGCGGCAACCGATCGAGCCGGCGGATGACGGGGCTCGCGCAGGCGATCGACGTCACGCTGACGAACTGGGTCGCGCGCGCCGACGAGCTGACGAAGCCGATGCTCGTCATCCACTCCGTCAACGACGAGTTCGTGCCCTACGGACCGAGCGCGGAGCTCGCACGACTGCGCCCTGACATCGTCACCTGGCAGCGCTGGGAGCAGGCCCGACATGTGCGCGAGTGGAACACCGACCCGGCCCGTTGGGAGCGATACGTCCGCGAGTTCCTCGCTCGCTGA
- a CDS encoding TetR/AcrR family transcriptional regulator produces MNTRTPVRERLLDAADSLLFIEGAFATPVDTILKRAGASPPSLYAHFGNKEGLIAAALRRRLNIWTQVWDDAIAAAADDEERLLALWPALATYQAERLPERWCAFSGTSAAIVNPGPDLRAVLEEETALLRDRLLAYSEPVAGAAAPHLASALMTIYAGTLALMLREPYEDALEEGRRAAEMLVRSYRVARERAV; encoded by the coding sequence GTGAACACCCGAACACCCGTGCGTGAACGGCTGCTGGACGCGGCCGACTCGCTCCTCTTCATCGAAGGTGCCTTCGCGACGCCCGTCGACACGATCCTCAAGCGCGCGGGCGCCTCGCCGCCCAGCCTCTACGCCCACTTCGGCAACAAGGAGGGGCTGATCGCCGCGGCGCTGCGACGTCGCCTGAACATCTGGACCCAGGTGTGGGACGACGCGATCGCCGCCGCCGCCGATGATGAGGAACGCCTGCTCGCGCTGTGGCCGGCGCTCGCGACCTACCAGGCGGAGCGCCTGCCCGAGCGGTGGTGCGCGTTCAGCGGGACGAGCGCCGCCATCGTCAACCCTGGCCCGGATCTGCGCGCCGTGCTCGAGGAGGAAACGGCGCTACTGCGCGACAGGCTGCTGGCGTACAGCGAACCCGTTGCAGGGGCGGCGGCGCCGCACCTGGCGTCAGCGCTCATGACGATCTACGCCGGGACGCTCGCGCTCATGCTTCGCGAACCGTACGAGGACGCCCTCGAGGAGGGGCGACGTGCCGCCGAGATGCTCGTGCGCTCGTATCGCGTCGCGCGGGAGCGGGCGGTCTGA